The sequence TGCAATATTCCGCCCAGCGCACTGACCAGCACATCAATATTCCCACCTTGACTGGCTATTTCACGAAATTGTGGCCGTGGGATATTCCCCATGGTGCCGACCAGCCAGATGATATACAGCGCGAGGGCTAACAGAGTACCAAACAGCAAACAGTTGCGGATACGGAGTGGGTTTTTGCCGTAATACTTCATTAAACTGGGGACGTTACCGTGGTATCCGAATGATGCAAGACAAAATGGCAGAGTCATCAACAGATAGGGCAGGTAGCTTGGGTTGGCGTCGCTCAGATTAAATAATTTTACGGGTTCGACATGGCCTAGCAACCCACCAAACGTCATAAAGAAAGTGAGTATCTTGGCACCCAGCACAATCGTCGTCATTCGGCTTACTGCTGTCGTGCTGAGCCAAACAATAAAGGCGACGAATAAGGCGAAAAACAGACCGCCCAGCCGGGCCGAGAAATCTATCCCCATTCCGCGTAAAGTATGTTGAATAACAGAGCCGCTGGCGGAGATATAGGCGTAGGTCAGAATGTAGAGCACAAAGGCGACGGTCAGGCCGTTAATCACATTCCAGCCGTTGCCTAGTAAGTCTTTGGTGATGGTGTCAAAACTGGCACCGGTATGATAGTTGAGGTTGGCTTCAAGGATCATTAATCCTGAGTGAAGCATACAAAACCAGGTAAAAACCAGTACGGCAATTGACCAATAGAACCAGATCCCTGACATCACAACGGGTAGTGAAAACATCCCTGCGCCGACGATGGTCCCTGCAATAATCATTGCACCGCCGAGGAGGGAAGGGGTTTTAATTTTTGCTGCTGTGACCTGATTTTCTAGTGTAGTTTGGGCCATAGTAGGGTGTCCTCGTGTGGTTTTACCACTTATAGAGGTAGCGATTTTGTAGCTGTATTTCCCCTGCCAGTGCGGCAGGGGCGTGGTCTTGGCGTGACAGTTGCCGTTTATTCGATGGGTTTTAATCGGGCAACAAAGTGGCGCAGAACAGGGGGTTCGTAGGTGAAGGTTAAGCCTTTAATTTCTTCAGCACGTGACTTGAGTGAAATAAGGGCATCCGCGATATAGTCCATGTGATCATTGGTGTAAACCCGACGTGGAATGGTCAGGCGCAGCAGTTCCAATGGTGACGGTTTTTGTTTGCCCGTTTGCGGATCACGCCCTAGCAGCAGTGAGCCAATTTCCACACTGCGGATACCCGCTTCCAGATACAGGGCGTTATTCAGCGCCTGCGCGGGGAATTGCTCGGCTGGAATATGTGGTAGCAAAATTTTGGCATCAACAAACACCGCGTGACCGCCAGTCGGATATTGAATTGGAATACCGCCAGCGCGCAGGCGTTCCCC comes from Yersinia canariae and encodes:
- the mtr gene encoding tryptophan permease, with product MAQTTLENQVTAAKIKTPSLLGGAMIIAGTIVGAGMFSLPVVMSGIWFYWSIAVLVFTWFCMLHSGLMILEANLNYHTGASFDTITKDLLGNGWNVINGLTVAFVLYILTYAYISASGSVIQHTLRGMGIDFSARLGGLFFALFVAFIVWLSTTAVSRMTTIVLGAKILTFFMTFGGLLGHVEPVKLFNLSDANPSYLPYLLMTLPFCLASFGYHGNVPSLMKYYGKNPLRIRNCLLFGTLLALALYIIWLVGTMGNIPRPQFREIASQGGNIDVLVSALGGILQSSSMDLLLTVFSNFAVASSFLGVTLGLFDYLADLFKFNDSRLGRAKTAAITFLPPILGGLIYPDGFIYAIGYAGLAATVWAAIVPALLARASRKRFGSPLYRVWGGTPMIVLILLFGAVNAVAHILSSLNLLPVY